A genomic segment from Gilvibacter sp. SZ-19 encodes:
- a CDS encoding anhydro-N-acetylmuramic acid kinase yields MLKNHYHVVGVMSGTSLDGVDLAEVFFEFNNGQWDYRFGHTFTEPYDDRRDKSWLASLVNLSPAALDEADHSYSLMLGAVINRFIKANNIKGLDAVCSHGHTALHQPKKGITRQIGNQKIIAEVLKQTVVCDFRVQDVALGGQGAPLVPIGDRLLFGNYDYCINLGGFANISFEQDGQRIAYDLCPVNIVLNELVKPLGLSYDDRGQLASQGKLIPDLLAQLNALSFYAQKPPKSLGLEWVKRNIDPLLKGQQHKTEDLLATLVEHMAMQIAAPLKSNAKLLFTGGGAYNDYLLQRIEAHKSLKIKVPERELVEYKEALIFALLGVLKLREEINCLSSVTGASKDHSSGVIFNLNI; encoded by the coding sequence ATGCTTAAAAACCACTATCACGTAGTTGGAGTTATGTCAGGCACTTCTTTAGATGGAGTGGACCTGGCAGAGGTATTTTTTGAGTTCAATAACGGCCAGTGGGACTATCGTTTCGGGCATACTTTCACCGAGCCTTATGACGACCGCCGCGATAAATCTTGGTTGGCCAGTTTGGTGAATCTCTCTCCGGCGGCATTGGATGAAGCAGACCATTCCTATTCTTTAATGTTGGGGGCTGTCATCAATCGTTTTATTAAGGCCAACAATATCAAAGGGCTCGACGCGGTCTGTTCTCACGGACATACAGCCTTGCATCAGCCTAAAAAAGGCATTACACGGCAAATAGGCAATCAGAAGATCATTGCAGAGGTCCTAAAACAAACTGTGGTTTGTGACTTTCGAGTACAGGATGTTGCCTTGGGAGGTCAAGGGGCGCCTTTGGTACCTATAGGAGATAGATTGCTCTTTGGCAACTATGACTACTGTATCAATTTGGGCGGATTTGCCAATATCTCGTTCGAACAAGATGGTCAACGGATAGCCTACGATCTTTGTCCGGTTAACATAGTGTTGAATGAGCTGGTCAAGCCGCTGGGCCTATCTTATGACGATCGTGGTCAATTGGCAAGTCAAGGAAAGCTCATTCCAGATTTGCTTGCTCAACTCAATGCCTTGTCATTTTATGCTCAAAAGCCTCCAAAATCTTTGGGCTTGGAATGGGTGAAGCGAAACATAGATCCTTTGCTCAAAGGTCAGCAGCATAAAACAGAAGACCTACTCGCCACCTTGGTCGAGCATATGGCCATGCAAATTGCTGCTCCTTTAAAAAGCAATGCGAAGCTCTTGTTTACAGGAGGTGGAGCTTATAATGATTATCTGCTTCAGCGAATAGAGGCGCATAAGTCTTTGAAAATCAAAGTTCCGGAAAGGGAGCTTGTTGAGTACAAAGAGGCTCTGATTTTTGCGCTCTTGGGAGTTCTGAAATTGAGAGAGGAGATAAATTGCTTGTCCTCGGTCACAGGAGCGTCTAAGGATCATTCTAGCGGAGTCATATTTAACCTTAATATTTAG
- the nhaD gene encoding sodium:proton antiporter NhaD: MESIIILIFVFGYLSITLEHPLRLDKTVPALIMAALIWAVLSIGFASGWFSVIDTHENVFTYIAGDHHMEEGFSNTLLHHLGKTAEILIFLIGAMTIVEIIDLHRGFEILKGAVKTKSKKRLLWIIGILAFILSAIIDNLTATIVLVTLLRKLIPTREDRLWFASMVVIAANAGGAWSPIGDVTTTMLWIANKVTALGLVKFVVLPSIACFIVPFFIASRMKPFQGEVTGVDKDEDAEGRRLLSSKTMLFLGLGMIVSVPIFKTVTHLPPYIGMMFALGIVWLVSEYIHPEEDFSESERHKYSAHKALSRIEISSILFFLGILMAVAGLESLVYGTSMDGEQVGTLRYLAEVLQGAIPYEDVVVILLGIFSAIIDNVPLVAASIGMYESPTDSVLWHFIAYSAGTGGSMLIIGSAAGVAAMGMEKIDFIWYLKKITWLAFVGFAVGAAVYLLFQRVLLV, translated from the coding sequence ATGGAATCTATTATCATTCTCATTTTTGTATTTGGTTATTTGTCAATTACCCTAGAACACCCTTTGCGCTTGGACAAAACTGTCCCGGCTTTGATAATGGCAGCCCTTATTTGGGCCGTCCTTTCGATAGGGTTTGCCTCGGGTTGGTTCAGTGTTATAGATACCCATGAGAATGTCTTCACCTATATAGCGGGAGACCATCACATGGAAGAAGGATTCTCCAACACACTGTTGCATCACTTGGGTAAAACCGCAGAGATACTCATCTTCTTGATAGGGGCCATGACCATAGTGGAGATCATAGATCTGCACCGTGGTTTTGAGATCCTCAAGGGAGCTGTAAAGACCAAGAGCAAGAAGCGTCTGCTTTGGATCATTGGTATTTTGGCATTCATCTTATCGGCTATCATTGATAACCTTACTGCGACTATCGTGTTGGTTACCTTGCTGCGCAAGTTGATCCCAACGCGTGAAGATCGTTTGTGGTTTGCTTCTATGGTTGTAATCGCCGCTAACGCTGGTGGGGCTTGGTCGCCTATTGGAGACGTAACCACCACCATGCTTTGGATCGCCAATAAAGTAACAGCACTTGGACTGGTGAAGTTTGTGGTATTGCCGTCAATCGCTTGTTTTATTGTGCCATTCTTTATTGCCAGTCGCATGAAGCCTTTTCAAGGCGAGGTGACTGGAGTAGACAAGGACGAAGATGCAGAAGGGCGCAGACTGCTCAGTAGTAAGACCATGCTTTTCTTAGGATTGGGGATGATAGTATCTGTGCCGATCTTTAAAACAGTTACGCACTTGCCACCGTATATCGGGATGATGTTTGCCTTGGGTATTGTATGGTTGGTGTCTGAGTATATTCACCCGGAAGAGGACTTTTCTGAATCAGAAAGACATAAGTATTCAGCACATAAGGCCCTGTCGCGTATAGAAATTTCAAGTATCCTCTTCTTCCTCGGGATCCTAATGGCCGTTGCCGGACTAGAGAGTTTGGTTTACGGAACCTCTATGGACGGAGAACAAGTCGGTACGCTTCGTTATTTGGCGGAAGTGCTGCAAGGCGCTATTCCATATGAGGATGTAGTAGTGATCTTGTTAGGTATCTTCTCTGCTATTATAGATAATGTACCGCTTGTGGCAGCCTCTATAGGTATGTACGAGTCGCCAACAGATTCTGTGCTGTGGCACTTTATCGCCTACTCTGCAGGAACTGGAGGTTCTATGTTGATCATCGGATCTGCTGCTGGTGTTGCTGCTATGGGAATGGAGAAGATCGATTTTATCTGGTATTTGAAAAAGATAACTTGGTTAGCTTTCGTTGGTTTTGCAGTAGGTGCTGCCGTGTATCTGTTGTTCCAACGTGTGCTCTTAGTATAA
- a CDS encoding Glu/Leu/Phe/Val dehydrogenase dimerization domain-containing protein: protein MKELLKAYENKAPEIVFHWNDPLTDAEGWTVINSLRGGAAGGGTRMRKGLDMNEVLSLAKTMEVKFTVSGPPIGGAKSGINFDPADPRKKEVLERWYAAVSPLLKSYYGTGGDLNVDEIHEVIPITEASGVWHPQEGVFSGHFQPREADKINRIGQLRQGVIKVIENPNYTPDVTKKYTVADMITGFGVAEAVRHYYEVYGGSVKGKRAVIQGFGNVGSAAAYYLALMGAKVVGIIDRHGGVINETGFSLAEVTEFFLNKRGNELMVDNMIPFDEMNKRIWSLETEVFAPCAASRLITQDQIDQMIASGLEVISCGANVPFADPEIFFGSIMEHTDREVSLIPDFISNCGMARVFAYFMERKVQMTDEAIFNDTSDTIRRALEATHKSNPNKTRISETAFEIALKQLI from the coding sequence ATGAAAGAACTCCTTAAAGCTTACGAGAATAAAGCACCTGAAATTGTGTTCCATTGGAACGATCCTCTTACCGATGCAGAAGGCTGGACAGTGATCAATTCGCTCAGAGGAGGAGCTGCCGGTGGAGGAACCCGTATGCGTAAGGGTTTGGATATGAACGAGGTACTCTCTTTGGCCAAGACCATGGAGGTTAAATTTACCGTATCCGGCCCCCCGATTGGAGGTGCGAAATCTGGAATAAATTTTGACCCTGCAGATCCGAGAAAAAAGGAAGTTCTAGAGCGTTGGTACGCAGCCGTTTCACCGCTTTTAAAATCCTATTACGGCACAGGTGGAGATCTGAATGTAGACGAGATCCACGAAGTGATCCCGATCACGGAAGCCAGCGGTGTTTGGCATCCGCAGGAAGGAGTTTTCTCAGGACATTTTCAGCCGAGAGAGGCAGATAAGATCAACCGAATTGGTCAATTGCGTCAAGGCGTGATAAAGGTGATCGAGAATCCGAATTATACGCCAGATGTTACTAAGAAATATACCGTTGCCGACATGATAACTGGCTTTGGTGTGGCAGAAGCAGTTAGACATTACTATGAGGTTTACGGAGGTTCTGTAAAAGGAAAACGCGCTGTGATCCAAGGATTTGGAAACGTTGGGTCTGCCGCTGCCTATTATTTGGCTCTAATGGGAGCCAAGGTTGTTGGTATCATTGACCGCCATGGGGGAGTGATCAACGAGACCGGCTTTTCTTTGGCCGAGGTTACCGAGTTCTTTTTGAACAAACGCGGTAATGAACTTATGGTAGACAACATGATCCCATTTGACGAAATGAATAAGCGCATTTGGAGCTTGGAGACTGAGGTATTTGCACCTTGTGCCGCTTCACGCCTTATCACTCAAGATCAGATAGATCAAATGATCGCCTCAGGTTTGGAGGTTATTTCTTGCGGAGCCAATGTTCCTTTTGCCGATCCGGAGATCTTCTTTGGGTCTATCATGGAACATACGGACCGCGAAGTCAGTCTGATCCCAGATTTTATTTCAAATTGTGGAATGGCCAGAGTTTTTGCTTACTTTATGGAGCGAAAAGTTCAGATGACAGACGAAGCCATCTTTAACGATACTTCAGATACCATCCGCCGAGCTTTGGAAGCCACACACAAATCGAATCCGAATAAAACAAGAATAAGCGAAACTGCATTTGAGATCGCTTTAAAACAACTTATATAA